From a single Pelodiscus sinensis isolate JC-2024 chromosome 4, ASM4963464v1, whole genome shotgun sequence genomic region:
- the LOC106732907 gene encoding olfactory receptor 8U9-like, with the protein MEEGNCSEATEFIFSGLTDRPELQVPLFVLFLLIYIITLVGNGVMILLITIDSRLHTPMYFFLRNLSFCDLCYSTIIAPKMLQNFLAEKKSISHAACAVQMYFFVSFADLECLLLAVMAYDRYVAICNPLLYKVTMSRQLCSQLVAGVYAVGLVDALIETCCTFRLSFCRSNVINHFYCDIPPLLALSSSDTRISETVMLAFVGFIIVSSVVTILLSYVYIISSILRIRSAEGRRKAFSTCTCHLTVVGMFHGSQLFMYLRPPSSYSMNMDQIASVFYTLVIPMLNPLIYSFRNKEVKGALRKAVIKLLSKSG; encoded by the coding sequence atggaagagggaaattgCTCAGAGGCGACTGAATTCATTTTCTCAGGACTAACAGATCGTCCAGAGCTGCAGGTCCCCCTGTTTgtgttgttcctactgatttataTTATCACCCTGGTGGGGAACGGAGTGATGATCTTATTAATCACAATTGACtcccgactccacacccccatgtactttttcctccggaatttgtctttctgtgatctctgctattCCACAATAATAgcccctaagatgctgcagaatttcttaGCTGAGAAGAAAAGCATTTCCCACGCTGCCTGcgctgtgcaaatgtatttctttgtctctttTGCAGATCTTGAGTgcctcttgctggctgtgatggcgtatgaccgttatgtggccatctgtaacccactgCTTTATAAGGTCACCATGTCCAGGCAGCTTTGTAGCCAGCTAGTGGCCGGGGTGTACGCTGTGGGGTTGGTGGATGCATTGATAGAAACATGTTGTACGTTCCGGCTGTCATTCTGCCGCTCCAACGTCATCAATCATTTCTACTGTGACATCCCCCCACTGCTGGCGCTCTCCTCTTCTGACACCCGTATCAGTGAGACTGTGATGCTTGCCTTCGTTGGCTTTATTATAGTAAGCAGCGTTGTGACCATCCTCCTTTCCTATGTCTACATCATCTCCAGCATCCTGCGGATCCGCTCCGCCGAGGGCCggcgcaaagccttctccacctgcacttgTCACTTGACGGTGGTGGGCATGTTCCATGGCAGCCAACTCTTCATGTATTTACGCCCCCCCTCCAGCTATTCCATGAACATGGACCAAATAGCCTCCGTGTTCTACACGctggtgatccccatgttgaatCCCCTTATCTACAGCTTCAGGAACAAGGAGGTGAAGGGAGCCCTGAGGAAAGCCGTGATTAAACTCCTTAGCAAATCTGGTTAA
- the LOC102446653 gene encoding olfactory receptor 5AR1-like — MEVGNYSEATEFIFSGLTDRPELQVPLFGVFLLIYITSLVCNGGMILLITIDPRLHTPMYFFLRNLSFSDLCFSSVIVPEMLQNFLAKRKSISRTACVVQMYFFICFSDMGSLLLVVMAYDRYVAICNPLHYTVTMSCQLCSLMVAGMYVLALVDALIETCFIFQLSFCRSNVINHFYCDVPPMLALSSSDIRTSETVILTLVGFIVVSSVVIVLLSYVYIISSILRIRSAEGRRKAFSTCACHLIAVGMFHGSQLFMYVRPTSSYSMDTDKIASVFYSLVIPMLNPLIYSFRNKEVKGALRKAMNKLLT; from the coding sequence atggaagTGGGAAATTACTCAGAGGCAACTGAGTTCATTTtttcaggactgacagatcgtccGGAGCTGCAGGTTCCCCTCTTTGGGGTGTTCCTACTGATTTATATTACCAGCCTGGTCTGTAACGGTGGGATGATCTTGTTAATCACGATTGACccccgactccacacccccatgtactttttcctccggAATTTGTCTTTCAGTGATCTCTGCTTTTCCTCAGTAATTGTCCCTGagatgctgcagaatttcttaGCCAAGAGGAAAAGCATTTCTCGCACTGCCTGCgttgtgcaaatgtatttctttATCTGTTTTTCAGATATGGGGAGTCTCTTGCTGGTTGTGATGGcctatgaccgttatgtggccatctgtaacccgctgcaCTATACGGTCACCATGTCCTGTCAGCTTTGTAGCCTCATGGTGGCTGGTATGTATGTTCTGGCATTGGTGGATGCATTAATAGAAACATGTTTTATATTTCAGCTGTCATTCTGCCGCTCCAACGTCATCAATCACTTCTACTGTGATGTCCCCCCAATGCTAGCGCTCTCCTCTTCTGACATCCGCACGAGTGAGACTGTGATTTTGACCTTAGTTGGCTTCATTGTAGTGAGCAGTGTGGTGATTGTCCTCCTCTCCTATGTCTACATCATCTCCAGCATCCTGCGGATCCGCTCCGCTGAGGGCCggcgcaaagccttctccacctgcgcttGTCACTTGATTGCGGTGGGCATGTTTCATGGCAGCCAGCTCTTCATGTATGTACGACCCACCTCCAGCTATTCCATGGACACCGACAAAATCGCCTCCGTGTTTTACTCGCTGGTGATCCCCAtgctgaaccccctcatctacagcttCAGGAACAAGGAGGTGAAGGGCGCCCTGAGGAAAGCCATGAACAAACTCCTAACCTAA